From the Nonlabens marinus S1-08 genome, one window contains:
- a CDS encoding rhomboid family intramembrane serine protease gives MFYDIDIVTIVIIAITCLISFRGFKDYDFFDQYKFNIMGIQRGESYRFITSGFLHLDIQHLLFNMLTLYFFAGIVVSFLGTISFLVIYIVSLLGGNFLSYMFHKEEYHYSAIGASGAVAGIIYSGILLLPEMMIYGIIPGYIFGIGYLIYSIYGIKNKVGNIGHDAHFGGAMAGYLVTLIYDFNLIFEQTLIVVALLIPIIILFVLMKLGKI, from the coding sequence ATGTTCTACGACATAGATATAGTGACCATTGTAATTATTGCAATCACCTGTCTTATAAGCTTTAGAGGCTTTAAAGATTACGATTTTTTTGATCAATATAAGTTCAATATAATGGGTATTCAACGAGGAGAAAGCTATCGTTTTATAACGAGCGGTTTTCTGCATCTAGATATCCAACACCTTCTATTTAACATGCTAACCTTGTATTTTTTTGCGGGTATCGTGGTGAGTTTTTTAGGAACGATTTCATTTCTCGTGATTTACATCGTGAGTCTTCTGGGGGGCAATTTCTTAAGTTATATGTTTCATAAGGAGGAATACCATTATAGCGCCATAGGAGCTAGTGGTGCTGTTGCGGGAATCATTTATAGTGGGATATTGCTTTTGCCAGAAATGATGATTTATGGAATCATTCCGGGATATATTTTTGGTATCGGTTATTTAATTTACTCCATTTATGGAATTAAAAATAAGGTAGGAAATATAGGCCACGACGCTCATTTTGGTGGGGCCATGGCGGGATACCTTGTCACGCTCATCTATGATTTCAATCTGATTTTTGAACAGACGCTTATAGTGGTCGCTCTTCTGATTCCTATTATTATTTTATTTGTGTTAATGAAACTAGGTAAAATCTAA
- a CDS encoding lysophospholipid acyltransferase family protein, translated as MKIQTMQAVAFYLAYPIIWLIARLPFPAIYFISDGVYILVYHVLRYRREVIFKNIKTAFPELSEKEVIQLSKQSTRHFCDIFVEMVKSTGISSQELHDRFVCDNLEEINAFAKAEQPIVILIGHQASYEWTMSLDDFIGFTTYAVYKPIKNAYFDNYIRKVRSKFGSILIPMKKAYHIMQERQKSKSDVGLYALVADQSPKAASAQFFTTFFDQITPVFMGGERISKEYGMPVFFLQVEKVKRGYYKAHFEKVTDDASQEPKWMVTDTFFQLLEKQIRKQPQYYLWTHKRWKVKPEDARRAVELSPRVPQ; from the coding sequence GTGAAAATTCAAACGATGCAAGCCGTCGCATTTTACCTCGCTTATCCCATTATTTGGTTAATTGCGAGACTTCCCTTTCCTGCTATCTATTTTATCAGTGACGGTGTTTATATACTGGTTTATCATGTGCTGCGGTATCGCCGGGAGGTCATTTTTAAAAATATAAAGACGGCATTTCCAGAACTCTCTGAAAAAGAAGTGATTCAACTTTCTAAACAAAGCACACGACACTTCTGCGATATATTTGTGGAGATGGTCAAGTCCACAGGAATCTCTTCTCAGGAACTACATGATCGGTTTGTTTGTGACAATTTAGAGGAGATCAACGCTTTCGCGAAAGCGGAACAACCTATAGTTATTTTAATAGGCCACCAGGCAAGTTACGAGTGGACCATGTCATTGGACGATTTTATAGGTTTTACCACCTACGCAGTGTATAAGCCTATCAAAAATGCCTATTTCGATAACTATATACGTAAAGTTCGTTCAAAATTTGGTTCTATTTTGATCCCCATGAAAAAGGCGTATCACATCATGCAAGAGCGACAAAAGTCAAAATCTGACGTAGGGTTATATGCCCTTGTAGCAGATCAGTCTCCTAAGGCAGCTTCTGCCCAATTTTTCACCACCTTCTTTGACCAAATCACACCTGTTTTTATGGGCGGCGAACGCATTTCTAAAGAATATGGTATGCCTGTCTTTTTTCTACAAGTAGAAAAGGTCAAACGTGGTTATTACAAAGCGCATTTTGAAAAGGTAACAGATGACGCCAGTCAGGAACCTAAATGGATGGTAACCGACACCTTTTTTCAACTGCTAGAAAAGCAAATACGCAAACAACCTCAATATTACTTGTGGACGCACAAACGCTGGAAAGTCAAGCCAGAAGATGCTAGGCGTGCTGTTGAGCTATCGCCTCGAGTTCCCCAATAA
- the glmM gene encoding phosphoglucosamine mutase: protein MTLIKSISGIRGTIGGQPGDNLTPLDAVKFASAYGKWIKVASGKERPLVVIGRDARISGSMIQSLVQNTLVGVGCDIIDLGLSTTPTVEIAVPLEKADGGIILTASHNPKEWNALKLLNNKGEFLDGVEGQKILDTAAAEDFAYAEVDDLGQVSAMTDYIDRHIVEVLHLPLVQVDAIKAGNFKVVVDGVNSTGGIAIPALCAALGVEVIELYCDPTGHFPHNPEPLKEHLGDLCAAVVEHNADFGITVDPDVDRLAFITDKGEMFGEEYTLVACADYVLSKNKGDTVSNLSSSRALRDVTLKHGGTYHAAAVGEVNVVTKMKEVNAVIGGEGNGGIIYPDSHYGRDALVGVALFLSLLTEKQMKVSDLRDSYPTYFMGKKKVQLTPGMPVDAILKDVEEKYASEDLTTIDGVKIDFENEWVHLRKSNTEPIIRIYTESGSQESADRLADRFIGELEAIAQQHA from the coding sequence ATGACACTTATAAAATCTATTTCAGGAATACGCGGGACCATAGGAGGGCAGCCGGGTGATAATTTGACACCTCTAGATGCCGTAAAATTTGCAAGCGCGTATGGTAAATGGATCAAAGTGGCTTCCGGCAAGGAGCGACCGCTAGTAGTTATAGGTCGTGATGCCCGTATCAGTGGCTCTATGATTCAGTCTTTAGTTCAAAATACGCTAGTAGGAGTTGGATGTGATATTATTGATTTAGGGCTTAGCACTACGCCTACAGTGGAGATTGCTGTGCCACTAGAGAAAGCAGACGGTGGTATTATCTTGACTGCAAGTCATAACCCTAAAGAATGGAATGCATTAAAGTTGTTAAACAATAAAGGAGAATTTCTTGATGGAGTAGAAGGTCAAAAAATTCTAGATACAGCAGCGGCAGAGGATTTCGCTTACGCGGAAGTTGATGATCTAGGTCAAGTAAGTGCGATGACCGATTATATCGATCGTCATATTGTTGAGGTGCTTCATCTACCACTTGTTCAAGTAGATGCCATAAAAGCAGGGAACTTTAAGGTAGTAGTAGATGGAGTGAATTCTACAGGTGGTATAGCAATTCCAGCCTTGTGTGCAGCGCTGGGAGTTGAGGTTATTGAATTGTATTGCGACCCGACGGGACATTTTCCTCACAACCCAGAACCTTTAAAAGAACATTTAGGGGATTTATGTGCCGCAGTGGTGGAACATAACGCAGATTTTGGAATCACAGTAGATCCAGATGTTGATAGGCTAGCTTTTATTACAGATAAGGGTGAAATGTTCGGAGAAGAGTACACATTAGTAGCTTGTGCAGATTACGTGCTAAGCAAAAACAAAGGAGATACGGTGAGCAATTTGTCATCTTCCAGAGCTTTGCGTGATGTGACTTTGAAACATGGAGGAACTTATCATGCAGCTGCAGTAGGTGAGGTGAATGTAGTTACAAAAATGAAAGAGGTAAACGCAGTGATAGGTGGTGAGGGAAATGGCGGTATCATTTATCCTGATAGCCATTATGGTAGAGATGCACTTGTGGGCGTTGCGCTGTTCTTGTCATTGCTTACTGAGAAACAGATGAAAGTAAGTGACTTGCGTGATAGCTACCCCACCTATTTTATGGGCAAGAAAAAAGTACAATTAACTCCAGGGATGCCAGTGGATGCGATATTGAAGGATGTAGAAGAGAAGTACGCTTCAGAAGATTTAACCACAATAGATGGCGTTAAAATAGACTTTGAAAATGAATGGGTACACCTGCGTAAATCAAATACAGAACCTATCATACGTATTTATACTGAATCCGGTAGTCAAGAATCTGCAGATCGATTAGCAGATCGATTTATTGGGGAACTCGAGGCGATAGCTCAACAGCACGCCTAG
- a CDS encoding acyl carrier protein phosphodiesterase, whose amino-acid sequence MNYLAHLLLSGNDTELRIGNFIADSVRGKNLKRFPERVAQGIMVHRMIDTFTDTHSIVRESKDLIRTNYGLWSSVIVDLYYDHFLAANWSNYHDTELEEYTLDFYADLKEYWEILPPRIQRFYPIMVEHNWIYSYRTVQGMKHILYQMNQRTKGKSNMQLAGVELIENYDALQKQFTAFFEELQTYSKNIIHQLDLD is encoded by the coding sequence ATGAATTATCTCGCTCACTTATTGCTCTCGGGCAACGATACTGAATTACGCATTGGTAATTTTATTGCCGACTCTGTACGCGGGAAAAATTTGAAGCGGTTTCCTGAGCGTGTCGCTCAAGGCATCATGGTACATAGAATGATAGATACATTTACAGACACCCATTCTATTGTAAGGGAAAGCAAAGACCTCATACGTACTAATTACGGCTTGTGGAGCAGTGTTATTGTAGATTTATACTACGACCATTTCCTAGCCGCCAACTGGTCTAATTATCACGATACAGAGTTGGAAGAATACACCCTAGATTTTTATGCCGATTTAAAAGAGTACTGGGAGATCCTGCCTCCTAGAATTCAACGCTTCTATCCTATTATGGTAGAGCACAACTGGATCTACAGCTACCGCACTGTGCAAGGAATGAAACACATCCTTTATCAAATGAACCAAAGAACTAAAGGAAAGAGCAATATGCAACTGGCTGGAGTAGAACTCATTGAAAATTACGATGCCCTTCAAAAGCAATTCACGGCCTTCTTTGAAGAGCTGCAAACGTATTCTAAAAACATCATCCATCAATTAGATCTGGATTGA
- a CDS encoding LysM peptidoglycan-binding domain-containing protein, with protein MVKEKYQSVLDLGEKLNIKGGDVKVNNGKLEIYGTADNQYYKDQLWDEIKKVGGENPSDIMADIKVADTSIYTHHEVQKGESLSLIAKKYYGDPMKYKKIFEANTDKLKNPDIIHPGQNLIIPNK; from the coding sequence ATGGTAAAAGAAAAATATCAAAGTGTATTAGACTTAGGTGAAAAACTAAACATTAAAGGTGGAGATGTCAAAGTCAACAACGGTAAATTAGAGATTTACGGCACGGCAGATAATCAATATTATAAAGACCAACTGTGGGATGAAATCAAAAAAGTAGGTGGAGAAAATCCATCAGATATCATGGCCGATATTAAGGTGGCTGATACCAGTATTTATACGCATCATGAAGTTCAAAAAGGAGAATCGTTAAGCTTGATTGCCAAGAAATATTATGGCGACCCGATGAAGTACAAAAAGATTTTTGAGGCAAACACTGATAAACTTAAAAATCCAGATATAATTCATCCGGGACAAAATTTGATCATTCCTAACAAATGA
- a CDS encoding YebC/PmpR family DNA-binding transcriptional regulator produces the protein MGRAFEFRKARKMKRWSAMSKAFTRIGKDIVIAVKEGGPDPDSNSKLRAVIQNAKAVNMPKANVERAIKKASDKDTKNYETVLFEGYAPHGIAVLVETSTDNNNRTVANVRSYFTKYDGSLGTSGSVEFMFEHKCHFRIPAEGKDLEELELELIDYGAEELFLDEKDEDDDNSVDGIMIYAEFQNYGAMQNGLEELGLEILSSGFEYIPTVQKELTPEQQEDVDKLLEKLEEDEDVNNVYTTIKDADD, from the coding sequence ATGGGAAGAGCATTTGAATTCCGCAAGGCGCGTAAAATGAAACGATGGAGTGCCATGTCTAAAGCCTTTACACGCATAGGTAAAGATATTGTCATTGCAGTTAAAGAAGGTGGACCTGACCCTGATTCTAATTCTAAACTTAGAGCGGTGATACAGAATGCTAAGGCGGTGAATATGCCTAAAGCAAATGTGGAGCGTGCAATTAAGAAAGCCAGTGATAAAGACACTAAAAATTATGAAACTGTTTTATTTGAAGGTTATGCACCACACGGTATTGCTGTACTTGTAGAAACATCTACTGATAATAATAACCGTACTGTAGCAAACGTGCGCAGTTACTTCACTAAATATGACGGTAGTTTAGGTACCAGTGGATCCGTAGAATTTATGTTTGAACATAAATGCCATTTCCGCATTCCTGCCGAAGGAAAGGACCTAGAAGAATTAGAATTGGAACTTATCGATTACGGTGCTGAAGAATTGTTCCTTGACGAGAAAGATGAAGATGATGACAATAGCGTCGATGGAATCATGATCTATGCAGAGTTCCAAAATTATGGAGCCATGCAAAATGGATTGGAGGAATTAGGTCTAGAAATATTAAGCTCAGGTTTTGAATACATTCCTACAGTTCAGAAAGAACTAACTCCAGAGCAACAAGAAGACGTGGACAAACTTCTTGAGAAGTTGGAAGAGGATGAGGATGTGAACAACGTTTACACCACAATTAAGGATGCTGACGATTAG
- a CDS encoding 4a-hydroxytetrahydrobiopterin dehydratase: MEKLTEAQIEKHLEKVEGWDYYDDAIHTTFEFDNFMDAFSVMTRIAMEAEKMEHHPDWHNVYNTLEITLNTHDVGGLTEKDFKLAAAIEHIVGDE; the protein is encoded by the coding sequence ATGGAAAAACTAACCGAAGCCCAAATTGAAAAACATTTGGAAAAAGTAGAAGGATGGGATTATTATGATGATGCGATCCACACTACATTTGAATTTGATAACTTTATGGATGCCTTTTCAGTAATGACAAGGATTGCCATGGAGGCTGAAAAAATGGAACATCATCCAGACTGGCATAATGTTTACAATACCTTAGAAATTACCCTGAATACGCATGACGTTGGAGGTTTAACGGAGAAGGATTTTAAACTAGCCGCTGCTATCGAGCACATAGTTGGCGATGAGTAA
- a CDS encoding CsbD family protein → MSDKELEGKMDQAKGKVKEGFGKLTDDKSTEAEGKADQAKGKAKEAYGEAKRNVKNALDGDDKK, encoded by the coding sequence ATGAGCGACAAAGAGCTAGAAGGAAAAATGGATCAAGCTAAAGGAAAAGTGAAAGAAGGTTTTGGAAAACTGACCGACGATAAATCCACAGAAGCAGAAGGAAAAGCAGATCAAGCTAAAGGTAAAGCTAAGGAAGCTTACGGTGAGGCAAAACGCAATGTAAAGAACGCGCTTGACGGCGACGATAAAAAGTAA
- a CDS encoding autotransporter outer membrane beta-barrel domain-containing protein: MRKLLLFIILPGITIAQTTETDLTLHLREIPRQNLAIDLGIAEPIGDYGKIARSGLSVGIAYDYYFSKNIGLSFSGRHTYNETGFTMQPNGPSPQNESSTQITAGFLASKTFNRFQIDAFARAGVSFLDVNDNGFASDNDDRFHLINEDTKDSSATLDLGLRFNYYFRRSVQLYFSPQLQTTIGKPLVYDTSSELLSSNPGDLVLTRRESNLSNLLFTVGVKFAIGREYTNGELRDDSELDN; this comes from the coding sequence ATGAGAAAGTTGCTCCTATTCATAATCCTGCCAGGCATTACCATCGCACAAACTACAGAAACTGATCTGACCCTTCATCTAAGGGAAATTCCTAGACAAAATCTTGCGATCGATTTAGGAATTGCGGAACCGATTGGTGATTATGGCAAAATTGCACGTTCAGGGTTATCGGTTGGGATTGCTTATGATTACTATTTCAGCAAAAATATAGGATTATCATTTTCAGGAAGGCATACTTATAATGAGACAGGGTTTACCATGCAACCCAATGGACCATCACCACAGAATGAATCTTCCACACAAATCACTGCTGGTTTTCTAGCAAGCAAAACTTTTAATAGATTCCAGATCGATGCGTTTGCACGAGCTGGAGTATCATTTCTTGATGTAAATGACAATGGATTTGCTAGTGACAATGATGATCGATTCCACTTAATTAATGAAGACACTAAAGATTCCAGTGCCACTCTTGATTTAGGACTTCGATTTAATTATTATTTCCGTCGCAGTGTGCAGTTGTATTTCTCACCGCAATTACAGACAACCATTGGAAAACCTTTAGTTTACGATACATCGTCAGAATTACTAAGTTCAAATCCTGGAGATCTCGTACTTACAAGAAGAGAATCAAACTTGAGCAATTTGTTGTTTACGGTTGGGGTCAAATTTGCTATAGGTCGTGAATACACGAACGGTGAACTGAGAGACGATAGCGAGCTCGACAATTAA
- a CDS encoding SRPBCC family protein, with protein MKLYQIHTRQELPISIDKAWEFLTNPNNLKLLTPPEMEMTVLYGTERGVYPGQLIEYSVKPLPFLKTNWVTHITQVEDKKYFVDEQMYGPYATWHHKHFISEISGGTLMEDIVHYRLPLGLLGKMVQPFLVKPKLEEIFRFRESALIKKFGMYTAPSNQTTLKQDILN; from the coding sequence TTGAAACTATACCAAATACACACACGTCAAGAATTGCCTATAAGCATTGATAAGGCTTGGGAATTTCTTACCAACCCCAATAACCTAAAGCTGTTGACTCCGCCAGAGATGGAGATGACTGTGCTCTATGGAACTGAGCGAGGGGTGTATCCAGGCCAGCTGATAGAATATAGTGTGAAGCCGCTACCCTTCTTGAAAACCAATTGGGTGACGCACATCACTCAAGTCGAGGATAAAAAATATTTTGTCGACGAGCAGATGTATGGGCCATATGCTACCTGGCATCACAAACACTTCATCAGCGAGATTTCAGGTGGGACATTGATGGAAGACATTGTGCACTATAGATTACCCTTAGGTCTTCTAGGAAAAATGGTTCAACCCTTTTTAGTGAAGCCTAAGCTGGAGGAGATATTCCGCTTTCGCGAAAGCGCACTTATCAAAAAATTTGGTATGTATACCGCGCCATCAAATCAAACCACATTAAAACAAGATATACTCAATTAA
- a CDS encoding SDR family NAD(P)-dependent oxidoreductase, which yields MSRNILLIGGSHGIGNAIVQHLHEGNNVYVASRENENLPDGVTHITFDASTDSIDLDQLPEALDGFVYCPGSINLKPFKMLKQEQFEEDMNINFFSLIKVTRDVLPLLTKKENSSIVFFSTVAVQTGMPFHTSVAAAKGAIEGFAKALAAEYAPTVRVNVIAPSLVDTPLAGRLLNNDAKKEKMGDLHPLKRVGTADDIAGLAVYLLEQNAGWMTGQVLGLDGGKSTLDLG from the coding sequence ATGTCAAGAAATATACTACTCATAGGCGGAAGCCACGGAATCGGAAATGCAATCGTTCAACACCTGCATGAGGGAAATAATGTCTATGTTGCCTCAAGAGAGAATGAAAATTTACCAGATGGCGTAACTCACATCACTTTTGATGCGAGTACAGATTCAATAGACTTAGATCAATTGCCAGAGGCACTAGATGGTTTTGTGTATTGTCCAGGAAGCATCAATCTGAAGCCCTTCAAAATGTTGAAGCAAGAACAATTTGAGGAAGACATGAATATCAATTTTTTCTCATTAATTAAGGTAACACGTGATGTATTGCCATTATTAACTAAGAAAGAAAATAGCAGTATCGTTTTCTTTTCCACGGTTGCTGTGCAAACGGGAATGCCATTCCATACCAGCGTGGCAGCGGCTAAAGGCGCTATTGAAGGTTTTGCAAAAGCGTTAGCTGCAGAGTACGCCCCAACAGTTAGAGTAAATGTAATCGCTCCTTCCTTAGTAGATACACCTCTAGCTGGAAGATTGTTAAATAACGATGCCAAAAAAGAAAAGATGGGAGATCTTCACCCCTTAAAACGAGTTGGAACTGCTGATGATATTGCTGGTCTAGCCGTATATTTATTAGAGCAAAATGCGGGCTGGATGACTGGTCAAGTGTTGGGATTAGATGGTGGTAAATCTACTTTAGACTTAGGATAG
- a CDS encoding cryptochrome/photolyase family protein, with protein sequence MADQVNVFWFRRDLRLDDNVGFYEALSGELPVLPLFIFDKEILDKLPEDDARVTFIYEELQRMRKKLQDEVGSSIAMYYGKPEDVWKQVLNDHDVNAVFTNRDYEPYAKDRDDSIEKLIGEHDIKLHTFKDQVIFEKSEVVKNDGDPYVVYTPYKNKWLERFQEEHKDADGLRIYYTSSILENCIQNSRLPNLTLSDMGFQKSSIEVPEYDVTPTTIEEYENTRNFPAKEGTTRLGAYLRFGVVSPRKMVKKGLQSKNQVFLSELIWREFFMQILFHFPETKDNAFRSKYDRIEWRNNEDEFEKWKTGTTGYKLVDAGMRELNTTGYMHNRVRMLVASFLCKHLLIDWRWGETYFAEKLLDYEMSSNVGNWQWAAGSGVDAAPYFRIFNPITQKDKFDKDRTYINEYVPEHDSKDYPDMMVNHKEARERCLKTYKAAVS encoded by the coding sequence ATGGCAGATCAGGTAAATGTATTTTGGTTCAGAAGGGATTTGCGATTGGATGACAATGTAGGCTTTTATGAAGCCTTATCGGGAGAGTTGCCTGTTTTACCTCTATTCATTTTTGATAAGGAGATTTTAGATAAATTACCCGAGGATGATGCCAGGGTAACTTTCATTTATGAAGAGTTGCAGCGCATGCGCAAAAAGCTTCAAGACGAGGTTGGCAGTTCTATCGCCATGTATTATGGTAAACCAGAAGACGTATGGAAACAAGTACTAAATGACCACGATGTAAATGCAGTTTTTACTAATAGGGATTATGAACCCTATGCGAAAGATCGAGATGACTCCATAGAAAAGCTCATAGGGGAGCATGACATAAAACTCCACACCTTTAAAGATCAAGTCATTTTTGAAAAAAGCGAAGTAGTCAAAAATGATGGTGATCCCTATGTGGTTTATACACCTTATAAAAATAAATGGCTGGAGCGATTCCAGGAAGAACATAAAGATGCAGACGGCCTGCGCATTTACTATACAAGTTCCATTTTAGAGAATTGCATTCAAAATTCCCGCCTGCCAAATCTTACCTTAAGTGATATGGGTTTCCAAAAATCCAGTATTGAGGTTCCCGAATATGATGTTACTCCTACCACTATTGAAGAATACGAGAACACCAGAAATTTTCCTGCAAAAGAAGGAACTACTCGTTTAGGGGCTTACTTAAGATTTGGGGTTGTCAGCCCTCGTAAAATGGTAAAAAAAGGATTGCAGTCTAAAAACCAGGTGTTTTTGTCTGAATTGATTTGGCGTGAATTTTTTATGCAAATCCTATTTCATTTTCCCGAAACCAAAGACAATGCTTTTAGATCAAAATATGATCGTATCGAATGGCGTAATAATGAGGATGAATTTGAAAAGTGGAAAACGGGAACAACTGGGTATAAGCTAGTAGATGCTGGAATGCGTGAGTTGAACACCACTGGTTATATGCACAATAGAGTACGCATGCTGGTTGCGAGCTTCTTGTGTAAACACTTACTTATTGACTGGCGATGGGGTGAAACCTATTTTGCAGAGAAACTATTGGATTATGAAATGTCCAGTAATGTAGGGAATTGGCAATGGGCTGCTGGAAGCGGTGTAGATGCAGCTCCTTATTTTAGAATCTTTAATCCTATTACTCAAAAAGATAAATTTGATAAAGATCGAACTTATATCAATGAGTACGTTCCTGAGCACGATTCTAAAGATTATCCAGATATGATG